A part of Methanohalobium evestigatum Z-7303 genomic DNA contains:
- a CDS encoding formate--phosphoribosylaminoimidazolecarboxamide ligase, translated as MVTEEQISEILQNYDFDNLAIATVCSHSSLQIFDGARKEGFKTIGICVGNPPKYYDAFPKAKPDEFIIVDSYKDIPNMTDKFIEKNAILVPHGSFVEYVGADNFANLKIPTFGNRDVLDWESNRTKEREWLERAGIHMPRVINPQDINGPVMVKYQGAKGGRGFFIAKNYEEFKENVDPNENYVVQEFIVGTRYYFHFFYSPLREEGYKLSKGTLEMLSMDRRVESNADEIFRLGSSKELEDAGINPTYVVTGNVPLVARESLLPHVFSLGEKVVEESLSLFGGMIGPFCLETVVTDKLEIKVFEISARIVAGTNLYPSGSPYSDFIESDLSTGRRIAQEIKLAKSMDKLEKILS; from the coding sequence ATGGTCACAGAAGAACAAATTTCAGAAATTCTGCAAAACTATGATTTTGACAATCTGGCTATCGCAACAGTATGTTCACATTCAAGCCTGCAGATTTTTGACGGCGCCCGTAAAGAAGGGTTCAAGACAATCGGTATTTGTGTAGGAAATCCTCCCAAATATTATGACGCATTCCCGAAAGCAAAACCTGATGAGTTTATCATCGTTGATAGTTACAAAGACATCCCTAACATGACCGATAAATTCATAGAAAAAAATGCAATACTTGTACCCCACGGTTCTTTCGTGGAGTATGTAGGTGCCGATAATTTTGCAAACCTTAAAATCCCTACATTTGGAAACCGGGATGTTCTTGACTGGGAATCAAATCGGACAAAAGAAAGAGAATGGCTTGAAAGAGCTGGCATCCATATGCCCAGAGTAATCAATCCCCAAGATATCAATGGACCGGTAATGGTCAAATATCAGGGTGCTAAAGGCGGTCGCGGTTTCTTTATTGCCAAAAACTACGAAGAGTTTAAAGAAAATGTAGACCCCAACGAAAATTATGTTGTTCAGGAATTTATAGTAGGTACAAGGTACTATTTCCATTTCTTCTATTCACCATTAAGGGAAGAAGGATATAAATTAAGCAAAGGAACTCTTGAAATGCTCAGCATGGACAGAAGGGTCGAATCCAATGCTGATGAAATCTTTAGACTGGGTTCATCAAAGGAACTCGAAGATGCAGGTATCAATCCAACATATGTTGTTACAGGAAACGTACCGCTTGTTGCACGTGAATCACTTTTGCCGCATGTATTTTCACTTGGAGAAAAAGTTGTTGAGGAATCATTAAGCCTCTTTGGCGGTATGATAGGACCGTTCTGTCTTGAAACTGTAGTTACCGATAAATTAGAGATTAAAGTATTTGAAATATCAGCACGTATAGTTGCAGGCACAAATCTCTACCCTTCAGGTTCTCCATATTCTGATTTTATAGAATCTGATTTATCCACAGGCAGAAGAATAGCCCAGGAAATCAAACTTGCAAAATCAATGGATAAATTAGAAAAGATCCTATCCTAA
- the truA gene encoding tRNA pseudouridine(38-40) synthase TruA — protein MKKRMALKLAYIGTEYHGSQVQPELPTIEGELFKSLKNLEIIDDPKSANFVSSGRTDTGVHSLGQVVTFDTDNPRLAVPRVINSQLPESIWAWAYAVVPDEFNPRHGAFSRRYLYIMSGEEYDISRIRTASKYLIGTHDFANFCTPVKGKSTVRTVQRINIRVKGTLTLIDIQADSFLWKMVRKIVTALMMVGYGTRDTEWLEQMLNPEYYEEGIEPAPSYGLILKDVDYLQPIEWEVDDYSIQKARNQLHQHLIRYRVMAEVLEHLVPQEKRYHEL, from the coding sequence ATGAAAAAAAGGATGGCATTAAAACTTGCATATATAGGAACTGAATATCATGGGTCACAAGTACAGCCCGAATTACCGACTATTGAGGGGGAACTGTTTAAATCTCTTAAAAATCTTGAAATTATAGATGATCCCAAATCAGCAAATTTTGTAAGTTCTGGAAGAACTGATACAGGGGTCCATTCACTTGGTCAGGTAGTGACGTTTGATACAGATAATCCAAGGCTTGCGGTACCCAGAGTAATCAATTCACAACTTCCGGAATCCATCTGGGCATGGGCATATGCTGTTGTTCCTGATGAGTTTAACCCAAGACATGGGGCTTTTAGTCGCAGATACCTGTATATAATGAGCGGTGAGGAGTACGATATATCAAGAATTAGAACGGCTTCTAAATATCTAATAGGAACACATGATTTTGCCAATTTCTGTACACCTGTAAAGGGCAAATCTACTGTACGCACAGTACAAAGAATTAACATACGAGTAAAGGGAACTCTCACTTTGATAGATATACAGGCGGACAGTTTCCTGTGGAAAATGGTACGAAAAATAGTAACAGCACTCATGATGGTCGGCTACGGAACAAGGGATACTGAATGGCTGGAACAGATGCTAAATCCTGAATACTATGAGGAAGGTATAGAACCCGCTCCTTCATATGGGCTTATTTTGAAAGACGTGGATTACCTGCAGCCCATTGAATGGGAAGTGGATGATTATTCAATCCAAAAAGCACGCAACCAGTTACACCAGCATTTAATCCGCTACAGGGTGATGGCGGAAGTTCTTGAGCATCTTGTACCACAGGAAAAACGTTATCATGAATTATGA
- a CDS encoding TRM11 family SAM-dependent methyltransferase, with translation MLYAFELSGEHESLPVFEIFACLDVEELEYSEYAHFDQCLVVDISENNKEVINKLDSVSNRLAMSHSILKVAGICDTDFDDIIKTTENLNINKHITPEQTYAVRVNKVKHYTSINGEQLEKKVGGCIYRKGNEKSYRVNLRNPDIEFRLILTDKCIMGSVVAKVDRSCFEDRAPHKRPFFYPGVLMPRTARTVVNLSKVKSGETLFDPFCGTAGILMETGLVGINCIGLEVQYKIMAGACMNLDDLNLDYSLLMGDACRLPFVDESMDAIVTDPPYGKSALIKAESMNYLYAMSFKEMYRVLKKGKYAVIVTGNPVRELVKDAGFVLHKEHHQRVHRSLTRVISVLYKK, from the coding sequence ATGCTTTACGCTTTTGAATTATCGGGCGAGCATGAAAGCTTGCCTGTCTTTGAAATTTTTGCATGCCTTGATGTAGAAGAGCTTGAATATAGTGAATATGCTCATTTTGACCAGTGCCTTGTTGTGGATATTTCAGAAAACAATAAAGAGGTTATTAATAAACTGGATTCTGTTTCAAATCGTCTGGCAATGTCGCATTCAATACTAAAAGTGGCTGGAATCTGTGATACCGATTTTGATGATATTATAAAAACCACTGAAAATCTCAACATAAACAAACATATCACACCCGAACAGACATATGCAGTACGTGTAAATAAGGTCAAACATTATACATCCATAAACGGGGAACAGCTTGAAAAAAAAGTTGGAGGATGTATCTACAGGAAAGGCAATGAAAAATCCTATCGTGTGAATCTAAGAAATCCAGATATCGAATTCCGTCTGATACTTACTGATAAATGTATAATGGGCTCGGTTGTGGCAAAAGTTGACCGCAGTTGTTTTGAAGACAGAGCACCTCATAAAAGACCATTCTTCTATCCCGGTGTACTGATGCCGAGAACGGCTCGAACTGTTGTTAATCTGTCAAAGGTCAAATCAGGAGAAACACTGTTTGACCCGTTCTGTGGAACTGCAGGTATTCTTATGGAAACGGGTCTTGTGGGTATTAACTGCATTGGTCTGGAAGTCCAGTATAAAATCATGGCAGGAGCATGTATGAATCTTGATGACCTGAATCTGGATTATTCGCTGTTAATGGGTGATGCATGCCGGTTGCCCTTTGTAGATGAATCAATGGATGCGATTGTTACCGACCCTCCATACGGAAAATCAGCACTGATAAAAGCCGAATCAATGAACTATCTGTATGCCATGTCATTCAAAGAAATGTATCGTGTCCTGAAAAAAGGAAAATATGCAGTCATAGTAACAGGTAATCCTGTAAGAGAACTTGTTAAGGATGCAGGTTTTGTTCTTCATAAAGAACATCACCAGAGGGTGCATCGAAGTCTTACAAGAGTTATATCCGTGCTGTATAAAAAATAA
- a CDS encoding YunC family protein, producing MIIEQVNLHNGTGLGLNFNMHNAPIIVIKADKGFVMCGYLDINAANKLGDAAAKVKGVNSFEDVLNAKIIEASQPAKEMGIDTGMTGKEALEKMF from the coding sequence ATGATTATCGAACAGGTAAACCTACATAATGGAACAGGTCTTGGTTTAAACTTTAATATGCATAATGCTCCAATCATTGTTATAAAAGCCGATAAAGGCTTTGTGATGTGTGGATATCTGGATATCAACGCTGCAAACAAACTTGGTGATGCTGCTGCCAAGGTTAAAGGTGTCAATTCCTTTGAAGATGTCTTAAACGCTAAAATTATTGAAGCATCACAGCCTGCAAAAGAGATGGGAATAGATACAGGAATGACAGGCAAAGAAGCGCTTGAGAAAATGTTTTAA
- a CDS encoding prenyltransferase/squalene oxidase repeat-containing protein, with the protein MYFRPYIKKSLEWLKKQKIDNVKDLSRLTVACDLWGIENHYAAKLIHKKHNSSWNNSIRDTSRACSALANIGIIFPDAKEWLLNQKTDDSWNKDVYDTAYALIALSDMDVSENIGCDWLIENYDTNWEHVGTTSLVITALVKQEKLLSSNHYQNFIQNRAEWILSQSDKGGGWSYISTSNLAIQALMLAGYRNQLKPHIQWLLDNFNENGYWGYNNKKVIATAWSLMTLALYNSHEF; encoded by the coding sequence ATGTATTTTAGACCTTATATAAAAAAATCCTTAGAATGGTTAAAAAAACAAAAAATCGATAATGTAAAGGATTTGTCCAGATTAACAGTAGCCTGTGATTTATGGGGTATTGAAAACCACTATGCTGCAAAACTTATACATAAAAAACATAACAGTTCATGGAACAATTCTATAAGAGACACAAGTAGAGCATGTTCAGCACTGGCAAACATAGGTATAATTTTCCCGGATGCAAAAGAATGGCTTTTAAACCAGAAAACCGATGATTCATGGAACAAAGATGTATATGATACAGCCTATGCCTTAATTGCACTTTCTGATATGGATGTATCAGAAAATATAGGGTGTGACTGGCTTATTGAAAATTATGATACCAATTGGGAACATGTAGGAACCACCTCTCTTGTAATTACTGCTCTTGTAAAACAGGAAAAGTTATTGTCCTCAAATCATTACCAAAATTTCATCCAAAACCGTGCCGAGTGGATATTATCACAGTCAGATAAAGGGGGTGGATGGTCATATATATCAACCAGCAATCTGGCAATACAGGCATTAATGCTTGCGGGTTATAGGAATCAACTCAAGCCACATATACAATGGCTACTGGATAATTTTAATGAGAATGGTTACTGGGGATATAACAACAAGAAGGTTATAGCTACAGCATGGTCTCTAATGACACTGGCATTGTATAATAGTCATGAATTCTAA
- a CDS encoding preprotein translocase subunit Sec61beta, giving the protein MPKKKSSNEGGMMSSAGLMRYYEADKRAIHLDPKPIVIFGLAVGVGILALNASFGLWP; this is encoded by the coding sequence ATGCCAAAAAAGAAATCAAGTAACGAAGGCGGAATGATGTCGTCTGCGGGTCTTATGAGATATTATGAGGCGGATAAAAGAGCCATCCATCTGGACCCGAAACCTATTGTAATATTCGGTTTAGCTGTTGGTGTGGGCATTCTGGCATTAAACGCCAGTTTTGGTCTATGGCCATAA
- a CDS encoding RNA-guided endonuclease InsQ/TnpB family protein, protein MILTYKIKHDQDFSDELAKAKQVAEYGIKYRTRSSKDVKHIGLKSAISNQILKKYANDKSAKKVTNVKLTIPNQGITLKKKERKIRITPLNLTLKYHFPDNFEKINQIEVGEKYVYVSVTVPEREQIEPENYLGVDLNTTGHIAVMSNPKTGKIWKLGKKAQHIHLKYKNDRRKLQVKGKYKKVKQVNDRESRIVRDLNHKISSKIVETAAANNCGIRMENLEGIRDSAKCKKSFKYSLHSWSFYQLQFMLEYKARLLGVKIEFVEPEYTSQDCSRCGYLGIRNGEAFKCPHCGHVDHADANAAFNIAMRSGDQCGADRDASYGSTGAPQVATV, encoded by the coding sequence TTGATATTAACTTATAAAATCAAACATGATCAGGATTTCTCTGATGAACTTGCTAAGGCTAAGCAAGTGGCAGAATATGGTATCAAATATCGTACCCGTTCATCGAAAGATGTCAAGCATATTGGGCTGAAATCAGCTATTTCTAATCAGATTCTCAAGAAGTATGCTAATGACAAATCTGCCAAGAAAGTGACAAATGTCAAATTAACTATACCTAATCAAGGTATAACTCTAAAGAAAAAAGAAAGAAAGATAAGGATAACTCCTTTAAATTTAACTCTGAAATACCATTTCCCTGATAATTTTGAAAAAATCAACCAGATTGAAGTCGGTGAAAAATACGTTTATGTATCGGTGACCGTACCTGAAAGAGAGCAAATCGAACCAGAGAATTATCTGGGTGTCGATTTGAATACAACCGGACATATAGCTGTGATGTCGAACCCAAAGACTGGTAAAATCTGGAAACTGGGTAAAAAAGCACAGCATATACATCTGAAATATAAAAACGACCGTAGGAAACTACAGGTCAAAGGAAAATACAAGAAGGTTAAACAGGTCAATGACAGAGAGTCAAGGATTGTCAGGGATCTGAACCATAAAATCAGTTCCAAGATAGTGGAAACCGCCGCTGCCAATAACTGTGGTATCAGGATGGAGAACCTGGAAGGTATAAGGGATTCTGCAAAATGTAAAAAATCGTTCAAATACTCCCTGCACAGCTGGTCGTTCTATCAACTACAATTTATGTTGGAATACAAAGCCAGGCTGCTTGGAGTCAAAATTGAATTTGTAGAACCCGAATATACATCACAGGATTGCAGTAGATGTGGTTATCTGGGTATTAGAAACGGTGAAGCGTTCAAGTGTCCCCATTGTGGACACGTTGATCATGCGGACGCAAACGCGGCGTTCAATATAGCTATGCGCTCCGGTGATCAATGCGGTGCAGACAGAGATGCATCGTACGGGAGTACTGGCGCCCCGCAAGTGGCAACGGTGTGA
- a CDS encoding S-methyl-5-thioribose-1-phosphate isomerase, whose protein sequence is MRTIDWNDESNTIKLIDQTLLPSEYKVIECKTIESLCESIKSLRIRGAPALGAAGGYGIALAAVLSKTDNMDNLTKDLQSAAETIKATRPTAVNLAWGVERVIKATSDAYDFEGMKNIAIEEAKQIADEDVAINKKIGEHGSKLLEDGDTVLTHCNAGKLACVDWGTALGVIRSAIESGKNIKVVACETRPLNQGSRLTTWELMQDNIPVTLISDSMAGHVIRHEAIDKVIVGADRITEDAVFNKIGTYTHSVLAKEHEIPFYVAAPTSTFDFKGWEGSVKIEQRNADELRYFGNVQIAPENVNVYNPAFDATPMENISAIITENGVFHPPFLLDEVLI, encoded by the coding sequence ATGAGGACAATTGACTGGAATGATGAATCCAATACAATAAAATTAATTGACCAGACCTTACTTCCAAGTGAATATAAGGTTATAGAATGCAAAACAATCGAATCATTATGTGAATCTATAAAATCTCTACGCATAAGAGGGGCTCCTGCGCTGGGTGCAGCCGGTGGATATGGTATTGCCCTTGCTGCTGTTTTAAGTAAAACCGATAACATGGATAACCTAACAAAAGACCTGCAGTCAGCCGCAGAAACTATTAAAGCCACCCGACCTACTGCAGTTAACCTTGCATGGGGTGTGGAAAGAGTTATTAAAGCCACCTCTGATGCCTACGACTTTGAAGGAATGAAAAATATTGCAATAGAAGAAGCAAAACAAATTGCTGATGAAGATGTCGCTATTAATAAAAAAATTGGAGAACACGGATCAAAATTGCTGGAAGATGGAGACACTGTATTAACCCACTGTAACGCCGGAAAACTTGCCTGCGTTGACTGGGGTACTGCTCTCGGAGTTATCCGGTCAGCTATTGAGTCTGGAAAAAATATCAAAGTAGTTGCATGTGAAACCAGACCATTGAATCAGGGTAGTAGACTCACTACATGGGAACTGATGCAGGATAATATACCTGTTACATTAATCTCGGATTCTATGGCCGGACATGTCATAAGGCATGAAGCTATAGACAAAGTTATTGTAGGAGCCGATAGGATTACCGAAGATGCCGTATTTAACAAAATAGGAACATACACTCATTCAGTGTTAGCAAAAGAACATGAAATCCCATTTTATGTTGCCGCTCCTACATCAACCTTTGATTTTAAGGGATGGGAAGGAAGTGTAAAAATAGAGCAACGAAACGCTGATGAACTGCGGTATTTTGGAAATGTCCAGATAGCCCCTGAAAATGTAAATGTTTACAACCCTGCATTTGATGCTACACCTATGGAAAACATCAGTGCTATAATTACAGAAAATGGGGTATTCCACCCGCCGTTTTTACTGGATGAAGTACTGATCTGA
- a CDS encoding methyltransferase domain-containing protein: MEIGEIVLLKTEYMGKSREYVATVSYDSFHTDLGIIDMDILLDKEPGDTVTSHLNHEFHIRKLRTPDIFNHAKRTGAPMMPRDIGIIITNTGINKNDVVLDVGTGTGILAMYLGSVAKRVVTYESNEEFFKVSRKNINSLGSDNIELRHGNFVDEIEHINEQFDVITLDTVDAGKIVPYTVNLLRPGGYLAAYSPFFEQTKQIREAADNTNFIEVSTVECIERNISFTERGTRPASSRVGHTGFITIART; this comes from the coding sequence ATGGAAATAGGTGAGATAGTTTTACTAAAAACTGAATATATGGGAAAGTCACGGGAATATGTAGCAACGGTATCCTATGATAGTTTTCACACAGATCTTGGAATTATAGATATGGATATTCTTCTTGATAAAGAACCGGGTGACACCGTAACCTCGCACCTTAATCATGAATTCCACATCAGAAAACTCAGAACACCGGATATTTTCAATCATGCAAAACGTACAGGAGCACCCATGATGCCAAGGGATATAGGTATCATTATAACCAATACTGGAATCAATAAAAATGATGTAGTACTTGATGTGGGAACAGGTACCGGTATACTTGCCATGTATCTTGGCTCTGTTGCAAAAAGAGTGGTGACCTATGAATCCAATGAGGAGTTTTTTAAAGTATCCAGAAAAAACATAAATTCACTGGGTTCAGACAATATAGAACTTCGTCACGGTAACTTTGTTGATGAAATAGAACATATCAATGAGCAATTTGATGTGATAACACTTGATACTGTGGATGCAGGAAAAATCGTTCCTTATACAGTAAATTTACTGCGACCCGGTGGGTACCTTGCTGCTTATTCTCCTTTTTTTGAACAGACAAAACAAATACGTGAAGCAGCAGATAATACAAATTTTATTGAAGTTTCAACTGTTGAATGTATTGAGCGAAATATATCCTTCACAGAACGTGGGACAAGACCAGCAAGTTCAAGGGTTGGTCACACTGGTTTTATAACTATAGCAAGAACTTGA
- the radB gene encoding DNA repair and recombination protein RadB yields MSVRLPSGCKPLDNLLGGGFETGIVSQVYGEPGSGKTNLCIQLSVECVKQEKKVIYVDTEALSPDRFKQIAGDNSKEIAQNIIIYEPFNFEEQYSAIKDTEKISEENIGLIIVDSATAFYRFELENEDSSIQTRRELSNQIGYLHGLARKHSLSVVITNQIYTDASTGEVKPIGGSGIEHLSKTILQFERTGNNKRRAILQKHRSRPEGETCEFMIGPDGLK; encoded by the coding sequence ATAAGCGTACGACTACCTTCTGGATGCAAACCCTTGGACAACCTTCTTGGCGGTGGATTTGAAACCGGTATAGTATCTCAAGTATATGGAGAGCCCGGCAGTGGAAAAACCAACCTCTGCATACAACTTTCTGTTGAATGTGTGAAGCAGGAAAAAAAGGTCATATATGTTGATACTGAAGCTCTGTCTCCTGACAGATTCAAACAGATTGCAGGCGACAACTCCAAAGAAATTGCACAAAACATCATAATCTATGAACCCTTCAACTTTGAAGAACAATATTCAGCAATAAAAGATACCGAAAAAATAAGTGAGGAAAACATCGGACTTATAATCGTAGATTCTGCGACCGCTTTCTATAGATTCGAACTTGAGAACGAGGATTCAAGTATTCAGACAAGGCGCGAATTATCAAATCAGATAGGATATCTGCACGGACTTGCCAGAAAACACAGTTTATCGGTAGTTATCACCAATCAGATATATACCGATGCATCAACCGGAGAAGTAAAACCTATTGGAGGAAGTGGGATAGAACACCTGTCAAAAACCATCCTACAATTTGAACGTACAGGAAATAATAAAAGGAGAGCAATTTTGCAAAAACACCGCTCTCGTCCAGAAGGTGAAACCTGTGAATTTATGATAGGTCCAGATGGCCTAAAATGA
- a CDS encoding glutaredoxin family protein, translated as MSEIIIYTTETCPKCEQLKKLLKSNNISFKEADMSTPEALTELRVNGVFDVTAPILQIDDKFLTNDELFDGGEVDSNAISDIL; from the coding sequence TTGTCTGAAATTATTATTTACACAACAGAGACCTGCCCCAAATGCGAGCAGTTGAAAAAACTATTAAAGTCCAATAATATATCTTTCAAAGAAGCGGATATGTCCACTCCCGAAGCCCTGACAGAGTTAAGAGTTAATGGAGTATTCGATGTTACTGCTCCAATTCTGCAAATCGATGATAAATTCCTCACAAATGATGAATTGTTCGATGGGGGAGAGGTAGACAGTAACGCAATAAGTGATATATTATAA
- the nrdD gene encoding anaerobic ribonucleoside-triphosphate reductase — translation MEAYKLKSKTEDSESFSRGQQQGVQQTLDGDIVPEMPKVRTTEGYMVDWDKNVIIKQLTKETKLAEKFFNISQVSYEDAKEIADLAEDRIRSMNIQFLSGPLIREIVNTLLIEKGHVEWRNICTRVGTPVYDAFEIDTGAGFEANDNANLQDNAETSHKKKADKISKEQYTLMLPPKLADLHLNGDLHIHDLEYFGTRPFCQDHDLRYFFYYGLMPDGSGTKASVAGPAKNAEVAVLHAVKALGSAQTNFAGGQGFYNFLTFLAPYMENKDYNEIKQLMQMFVYEMTQMMVARGGQLVFSSVQLSPGVPELWVDKPVVSHGTVHDGYYAEHRTYGEFEREVRLTFKALMEVMLDGDYWGKPFNFPKPEISIEPQFMEEDEEFNKQHPELPTYEDLYDLSFELAAKFGTPYFDNQLPPYRGAGKGISCYQCCAYQFSADEDNDADFEDKLYFKEGKHFSMGAWQVLTLNCPRSAYRANGDYDALISDLKRLMNRSVEVFLAKKQWMDYIIDNNRMPFASQRPKDPITGEKGSILVDTDSLVYTIGIIGINEMVQYYTGNQLHESKEAFRLAVRVMTELEMYAKDLSNKYGMQIALARTPAETTGQRFAVADLLQKDFASKAEQVIKGDVESAKQKLSKDHDLPVYYTNGTHIPPSADISIIDRINYEHTFFPIVDGGNIMHIWMGEAHPDPKGLKQFALNIAKNTQTGYFAFTKDMTVCMDDFHVADGLKDNCPNCGSDNVEFLSRVTGYIQAVGGWNEAKKQELEDRKRYASVDML, via the coding sequence ATGGAGGCATATAAACTAAAATCAAAAACGGAAGATTCTGAATCATTTTCCCGGGGACAACAACAGGGTGTACAGCAAACACTTGACGGGGATATAGTCCCGGAAATGCCCAAGGTAAGAACTACCGAGGGGTACATGGTTGATTGGGACAAAAATGTAATTATTAAACAATTGACAAAAGAAACTAAACTGGCTGAGAAATTCTTCAATATCTCTCAGGTATCTTATGAAGATGCAAAAGAAATCGCAGACCTTGCTGAAGATAGAATTAGAAGCATGAATATTCAGTTTTTATCAGGACCTCTTATCCGTGAAATCGTGAATACCTTACTCATCGAAAAAGGTCATGTTGAATGGAGAAATATTTGTACCAGAGTGGGTACACCAGTTTATGACGCGTTTGAAATTGATACCGGTGCAGGATTTGAAGCCAATGATAACGCAAACCTGCAGGATAACGCTGAAACCTCCCATAAAAAGAAAGCCGATAAAATATCCAAAGAACAGTATACTCTGATGCTTCCACCAAAACTGGCAGACCTCCATCTCAACGGAGACCTTCATATCCATGATCTTGAATACTTTGGAACAAGACCTTTCTGCCAGGACCATGATTTGCGTTATTTCTTCTACTACGGATTGATGCCCGACGGTTCAGGTACTAAAGCAAGCGTTGCAGGTCCTGCCAAAAATGCAGAAGTTGCAGTTTTGCACGCAGTTAAAGCGCTTGGAAGTGCTCAGACGAATTTTGCTGGTGGTCAGGGATTCTATAATTTCCTCACTTTCCTTGCACCATACATGGAAAACAAGGATTACAATGAAATCAAACAGCTCATGCAGATGTTTGTCTATGAGATGACGCAGATGATGGTTGCACGTGGTGGACAGCTCGTGTTCTCATCTGTACAATTATCACCCGGTGTACCGGAACTTTGGGTAGACAAACCTGTCGTATCACACGGAACAGTGCATGACGGATACTACGCAGAACATCGAACATACGGTGAATTCGAGAGAGAAGTAAGGCTCACATTCAAAGCACTCATGGAGGTAATGTTAGATGGTGATTACTGGGGCAAACCCTTCAACTTCCCGAAACCAGAAATTTCGATAGAGCCGCAGTTCATGGAAGAAGATGAAGAATTCAATAAACAACACCCTGAACTCCCGACATATGAGGATTTATACGACCTCTCATTTGAATTGGCAGCCAAATTCGGTACGCCGTATTTTGATAACCAACTCCCTCCATACAGAGGTGCAGGTAAAGGAATATCTTGCTACCAATGCTGTGCTTATCAATTCTCGGCTGATGAGGACAACGATGCGGATTTTGAAGATAAACTGTATTTCAAAGAAGGTAAACATTTCTCGATGGGCGCATGGCAGGTATTGACCCTTAACTGTCCAAGGTCTGCATACAGGGCAAACGGTGATTATGATGCACTCATAAGCGACCTGAAACGTCTGATGAACAGAAGTGTAGAGGTTTTCCTTGCCAAAAAGCAGTGGATGGATTATATAATAGACAACAACAGAATGCCTTTTGCATCCCAAAGACCCAAAGACCCGATAACAGGTGAAAAAGGTTCAATACTTGTTGATACTGACAGTCTGGTATATACCATCGGTATTATCGGAATCAATGAAATGGTTCAGTATTATACAGGTAATCAATTACATGAATCAAAAGAAGCTTTCAGGCTTGCAGTTCGTGTGATGACTGAACTTGAGATGTATGCAAAAGACCTAAGTAACAAATACGGTATGCAAATAGCACTTGCAAGGACCCCTGCAGAGACCACAGGTCAAAGGTTTGCAGTGGCTGACCTTTTGCAGAAAGACTTTGCCAGTAAAGCAGAACAGGTCATCAAAGGTGATGTTGAATCAGCCAAACAGAAACTCAGCAAAGACCATGACCTTCCGGTTTACTATACAAACGGTACACATATACCACCCAGTGCAGATATATCCATCATTGACAGGATAAACTACGAACATACGTTCTTCCCTATTGTTGACGGGGGTAATATAATGCATATCTGGATGGGTGAGGCACATCCGGACCCTAAAGGGTTGAAGCAGTTTGCACTAAACATTGCGAAAAACACCCAAACTGGATACTTTGCGTTTACAAAGGATATGACCGTATGCATGGATGACTTCCATGTTGCAGACGGACTCAAAGATAACTGTCCAAATTGCGGTTCAGATAACGTAGAGTTCCTGTCAAGGGTTACAGGCTACATACAGGCTGTAGGAGGATGGAACGAAGCCAAAAAACAGGAGCTTGAAGACCGTAAACGCTACGCTTCAGTAGATATGTTATAA